A DNA window from Citrobacter tructae contains the following coding sequences:
- a CDS encoding LysR family transcriptional regulator, giving the protein MRMSIKQLRAFLAVAHTLNFAHASERLNMSQPALSLAIKGLEESLGGALLLRTTRKVTLTQEGETLLTMGRQLLADWENTEEAMRQRFTLQRGKISIAAMPSFAANVLPPVLKTFRDSYSGINVTVHDVINEQVIEMVSEGRVEMGIAFEPDYTGHLHFTPLGMDRFIAIVPPTSRLAGRERITWKELLTLDFITLQRPSAVRLMLEEQLVQSGYTLEVALESHQLVTIGRLVANGLGGSAVPALCRTQMTELGATCIELDSPVIQRRIGILRSAHHKLSTASEMLVDSLKKAYRA; this is encoded by the coding sequence ATGAGAATGAGCATCAAACAGTTACGCGCGTTTTTAGCGGTAGCTCACACTCTGAATTTTGCTCATGCCAGTGAACGGCTGAATATGTCTCAGCCCGCGTTAAGTCTCGCGATCAAGGGACTGGAAGAATCGCTGGGCGGGGCGTTGTTGTTGAGAACGACCCGTAAAGTAACCCTGACGCAGGAGGGCGAAACGCTGCTAACCATGGGGCGACAGCTGCTTGCCGACTGGGAGAATACCGAAGAAGCGATGCGCCAGCGCTTTACGCTGCAGCGCGGTAAAATCTCGATTGCCGCCATGCCGTCATTTGCCGCTAACGTGCTGCCGCCAGTGCTCAAAACGTTTCGTGATTCCTATTCCGGTATCAACGTCACGGTGCACGACGTGATTAACGAGCAGGTGATTGAAATGGTCAGTGAAGGGCGAGTTGAAATGGGGATTGCCTTTGAACCGGACTATACCGGACACCTGCATTTTACTCCGCTCGGGATGGATCGTTTTATTGCCATCGTCCCCCCAACCAGTCGCCTGGCTGGGCGGGAACGCATTACATGGAAGGAGCTGCTGACGCTGGATTTCATCACGTTGCAACGTCCATCTGCCGTGCGTTTAATGCTGGAAGAACAGCTAGTGCAAAGCGGTTATACGCTGGAGGTGGCGCTGGAGAGTCATCAACTGGTGACCATTGGACGCCTGGTGGCGAATGGTTTAGGCGGCAGCGCTGTACCCGCGCTGTGCCGTACGCAGATGACCGAGCTTGGTGCAACCTGTATTGAGCTGGACAGCCCGGTGATCCAGCGGCGCATTGGGATCTTGCGTTCTGCGCATCATAAGCTGTCGACCGCGTCTGAAATGCTGGTGGACTCACTGAAAAAGGCGTACCGGGCCTGA
- the maeA gene encoding malate dehydrogenase: MENETKKLRSLYIPYAGPVLLEFPLLNKGSAFSVEERRNFNLLGLLPEVVETIEEQAERAWIQYQGFKTEIDKHIYLRNIQDTNETLFYRLVNNHLDEMMPVIYTPTVGAACERFSEIYRRSRGVFISYQNRHNMDDILQNVPNHNIKVIVVTDGERILGLGDQGIGGMGIPIGKLSLYTACGGISPAYTLPVVLDVGTNNQQLLNDPLYMGWRNPRITDDEYYEFVDEFIQAVKHRWPEVLLQFEDFAQKNAMPLLTRYRDEICSFNDDIQGTAAVTVGTLIAASRAAGSQLSEQNIVFLGAGSAGCGIAEQIIAQIQREGLSEEAARQRVFMVDRFGLLTDKMPNLLSFQTKLVQKRENLQHWDTQEDVLSLLDVVRNVKPDILIGVSGQTGLFTEEIIREMHKHCPRPIVMPLSNPTSRVEATPQDIIAWTEGNALVATGSPFAPVAWKDKIYPIAQCNNAYIFPGIGLGVIASGAKRITDDMLMSASETLAQYSPLVLNGEGLVLPELKDIQTVSRAIAFAVGKMAQQQGVAVKTSAEALQQAIDENFWQAEYRDYRRTSI; this comes from the coding sequence ATGGAAAACGAAACTAAAAAACTGCGTTCCCTTTACATCCCTTACGCTGGCCCGGTACTGCTGGAATTTCCCTTACTGAACAAAGGGAGTGCTTTCAGTGTGGAAGAACGCCGTAACTTCAACCTGCTGGGGTTACTGCCGGAAGTGGTCGAGACGATTGAAGAACAGGCCGAACGCGCCTGGATCCAATATCAGGGATTCAAAACCGAAATCGACAAGCATATCTACCTACGCAACATCCAGGACACCAACGAAACCCTGTTTTATCGACTGGTGAATAACCATCTGGATGAGATGATGCCTGTTATCTACACCCCAACGGTGGGGGCTGCCTGTGAGCGTTTTTCTGAGATCTATCGCCGTTCTCGCGGCGTGTTTATCTCTTATCAGAACCGCCACAACATGGACGATATCCTGCAAAACGTCCCGAATCACAATATCAAAGTCATCGTCGTGACCGACGGTGAACGTATTCTGGGTCTTGGCGATCAGGGGATCGGCGGGATGGGCATTCCTATCGGTAAGCTGTCACTGTATACCGCCTGCGGTGGCATCAGCCCGGCCTACACCCTGCCGGTGGTGCTGGATGTCGGCACCAACAATCAGCAATTGCTGAACGATCCGCTGTATATGGGCTGGCGTAATCCGCGCATCACCGACGATGAGTACTACGAATTTGTTGATGAATTCATCCAGGCAGTGAAACATCGCTGGCCGGAGGTGCTGCTGCAGTTTGAAGACTTCGCGCAGAAAAATGCCATGCCGTTGCTGACCCGCTATCGCGATGAAATCTGTTCGTTTAACGACGATATTCAGGGCACGGCGGCGGTGACCGTGGGGACGCTGATTGCGGCCAGCCGCGCGGCTGGCAGCCAGTTGAGCGAACAGAACATTGTCTTCCTCGGAGCAGGCTCCGCCGGTTGTGGGATCGCCGAGCAGATCATCGCGCAGATCCAGCGTGAGGGATTAAGTGAAGAAGCCGCGCGTCAGCGTGTGTTTATGGTTGACCGTTTTGGCCTGTTAACCGACAAAATGCCTAACCTGCTCTCCTTCCAGACCAAGCTGGTGCAAAAGCGCGAGAATTTGCAGCACTGGGATACGCAAGAAGATGTGCTGTCGCTGCTCGACGTGGTTCGCAACGTCAAGCCGGACATTCTGATCGGTGTTTCCGGGCAAACGGGTCTGTTTACCGAAGAGATTATCCGCGAGATGCACAAGCATTGTCCGCGCCCGATCGTCATGCCGCTGTCTAACCCGACGTCGCGCGTTGAAGCTACGCCTCAGGATATTATCGCCTGGACCGAAGGCAATGCGCTGGTTGCCACTGGTAGCCCGTTCGCCCCGGTAGCCTGGAAAGATAAAATCTACCCGATTGCCCAGTGTAATAACGCCTATATCTTCCCTGGAATCGGCCTTGGCGTGATCGCCTCTGGTGCCAAGCGCATTACCGATGACATGCTGATGTCGGCCAGTGAAACGCTGGCGCAGTATTCACCGCTAGTGCTCAACGGCGAAGGGCTGGTGTTACCGGAACTGAAAGATATTCAGACCGTTTCCCGCGCCATTGCGTTTGCCGTCGGCAAAATGGCCCAGCAGCAAGGTGTGGCGGTAAAAACGTCTGCCGAAGCGCTGCAGCAGGCAATTGACGAGAATTTCTGGCAAGCGGAATATCGCGACTACCGTCGTACGTCTATCTGA
- a CDS encoding GntP family permease → MMSVLIALAALGLLMLAAYRGYSVILFAPIAALGAVLLTEPSAVGPAFTGLFMEKMVGFVKLYFPVFLLGAVFGKLIELSGFSRSIVAAAINILGRRHAIPVIVLVCALLTYGGVSLFVVAFAVYPFAAELFRQSNIPKRLIPATVALGAFSFTMDALPGTPQIQNIIPTSFFGTNAWAAPWLGLIGSLFIIFVGLIYLERQRRKAQAKNEGYGTELLNEPETPDNINLPNPIIAISPLILVGVFNLLFTRWIPTFYGSTHQLELPGLAKPITTEVAKITAIWAVEAALIAGILLVVIFGFRNIKGRLAEGSRTAVGGAILAAMNTASEYGFGAVIAALPGFLVLSKALAAIPDPLLNEAISITTLAGITGSASGGMSIALAAMSDTFIAAAHAANIPLEVFHRVASMASGGMDTLPHNGAVITLLAITGLSHRQAYGGIFAITVIKSLAVLFVIGVFYTTGIV, encoded by the coding sequence ATGATGAGTGTATTAATCGCCCTGGCAGCGCTGGGCCTGCTGATGCTGGCAGCCTATCGCGGATACAGCGTTATCCTGTTTGCCCCCATCGCGGCATTAGGTGCTGTTCTGCTGACTGAGCCCAGTGCCGTCGGCCCTGCCTTTACCGGCCTGTTTATGGAAAAAATGGTCGGTTTTGTGAAGCTTTACTTCCCGGTGTTCTTACTGGGAGCGGTGTTTGGCAAGTTAATCGAGTTATCCGGCTTTTCCCGTTCAATCGTCGCCGCCGCCATCAACATCCTCGGGCGTCGTCACGCCATCCCGGTGATCGTGCTGGTGTGTGCGTTGCTGACCTACGGTGGGGTATCGCTGTTCGTGGTAGCGTTTGCGGTGTATCCATTCGCGGCTGAACTGTTCCGTCAGAGTAATATTCCTAAGCGGTTGATCCCGGCAACCGTTGCGCTGGGCGCATTCTCCTTCACCATGGATGCGCTACCCGGCACTCCGCAGATCCAGAACATTATCCCGACCAGCTTTTTTGGTACTAACGCCTGGGCTGCACCCTGGCTTGGGCTGATAGGATCGCTGTTTATTATCTTTGTTGGCCTGATTTACCTTGAGCGTCAGCGTCGCAAAGCGCAGGCAAAGAACGAAGGCTATGGCACTGAACTGTTAAACGAGCCGGAAACACCGGATAACATTAACCTGCCAAACCCGATTATTGCGATTTCTCCGCTGATTCTGGTCGGTGTGTTTAACCTGTTGTTTACCCGTTGGATCCCGACGTTTTATGGCTCGACGCATCAACTGGAGCTGCCGGGTCTTGCCAAGCCGATTACCACCGAAGTTGCAAAGATCACCGCCATCTGGGCGGTGGAAGCCGCGCTGATTGCCGGGATTTTGCTGGTAGTCATTTTTGGTTTCCGCAATATTAAAGGTCGTCTGGCGGAAGGCAGCCGAACGGCGGTTGGCGGCGCGATCCTCGCCGCCATGAATACCGCGTCAGAATACGGCTTTGGCGCAGTGATCGCCGCGTTGCCGGGCTTCCTGGTGTTGTCAAAAGCGCTGGCGGCGATCCCTGATCCACTGCTCAATGAAGCCATCAGCATCACTACACTTGCCGGGATCACCGGTTCGGCATCCGGCGGGATGAGTATTGCGCTCGCGGCAATGTCAGACACCTTTATTGCCGCCGCACATGCTGCCAACATTCCGTTGGAAGTCTTTCACCGCGTCGCCTCTATGGCCAGCGGTGGCATGGATACTCTGCCGCATAATGGGGCAGTGATTACGCTGTTGGCCATCACGGGATTAAGTCACCGTCAGGCGTATGGCGGGATCTTCGCCATCACCGTGATCAAAAGTCTGGCCGTTCTGTTTGTGATCGGCGTCTTCTACACCACCGGAATTGTTTAA
- a CDS encoding oligopeptide/dipeptide ABC transporter ATP-binding protein, which translates to MTDILLSLQDVHVNFPARRNWLGKVTEHVHALNGMDLQIRQGETLGIVGESGCGKSTLAQLLMGMLKPSQGQCDRSTEKHSGMQMVFQDPLSSLDPRLPVWRIITEPVWIQKRSPERERRMLAEDLARQVGIRPEYLDRLPHAFSGGQRQRIAIARALSSEPDVIVLDEPTSALDISVQAQILNLLVALQVRRNLTYVLISHNVSVVRHMSDRVAVMYLGQIVELGDAQQVLTHPQHPYTRLLLDSVPKTGAPLAEDLLLRKTELPGNRTLPQGCYFRDRCPLATHGCEKKQALLKSDTGCEVRCWRAVTGG; encoded by the coding sequence ATGACTGACATTTTACTGTCGTTGCAGGATGTGCATGTCAACTTCCCGGCCCGTAGAAATTGGCTTGGCAAGGTCACTGAACACGTGCATGCACTCAACGGGATGGATTTACAGATCCGCCAGGGGGAAACGCTAGGCATCGTCGGCGAATCTGGCTGTGGTAAAAGTACGTTGGCGCAGTTGCTAATGGGCATGCTCAAGCCGAGTCAGGGGCAATGCGACCGCAGCACAGAAAAACACAGCGGTATGCAAATGGTCTTTCAGGACCCACTCTCATCGCTGGATCCGCGCTTACCGGTCTGGCGGATCATAACTGAACCGGTGTGGATCCAAAAGCGGAGTCCGGAGCGTGAACGACGCATGCTTGCCGAGGATTTGGCGCGACAGGTGGGGATTCGCCCGGAATATCTCGATCGCCTGCCACATGCGTTTTCCGGTGGCCAGCGCCAGCGTATTGCCATTGCCCGCGCGTTGTCCTCTGAACCCGATGTGATCGTGCTTGATGAGCCCACCTCGGCGCTGGATATTTCCGTGCAGGCGCAAATTCTCAACCTGCTGGTTGCGCTACAGGTACGCAGAAACCTGACCTACGTGCTGATCTCACATAACGTATCCGTGGTGCGGCATATGAGCGATCGCGTGGCGGTGATGTATCTGGGGCAAATTGTCGAACTGGGTGACGCTCAGCAAGTATTAACCCATCCGCAACACCCTTACACACGTCTGTTGCTGGATTCTGTTCCCAAAACCGGCGCGCCGCTGGCGGAAGATCTGCTGTTACGAAAAACTGAGCTGCCGGGAAATCGAACGCTACCGCAAGGATGCTATTTCCGCGACCGCTGCCCGCTGGCGACTCACGGGTGTGAGAAGAAACAGGCATTGTTAAAAAGTGACACCGGATGTGAAGTTCGCTGCTGGCGGGCGGTTACCGGGGGCTGA
- a CDS encoding 3-hydroxybutyrate dehydrogenase yields the protein MNLTGKVALVTGSTSGIGLGIAQVLAKAGATLILNGFGDVEAAKDAVAQYGKTPGYHGADLSDETQIAEMMRYVDSEFGGVDILVNNAGIQHVSPLETFPVEKWNAIIAINLSSVFHTTRLALPGMRQRNWGRIINIASVHGLVASKEKSAYVAAKHGVVGLTKTTALETAQTGVTCNALCPGWVLTPLVQQQIDKRIAEGSAPDAARDALLAEKQPSREFVTPEQLGELALFLCSNAAAQVRGVAWNMDGGWVAQ from the coding sequence ATGAACTTAACAGGAAAAGTTGCTCTGGTTACCGGCTCTACCAGCGGTATCGGATTAGGCATCGCGCAGGTGCTGGCGAAAGCCGGTGCCACCCTTATTCTTAACGGTTTTGGTGATGTCGAGGCGGCAAAAGATGCCGTGGCGCAGTATGGCAAAACGCCAGGGTATCACGGTGCGGATCTCAGCGATGAAACACAAATCGCCGAGATGATGCGCTACGTCGACAGCGAATTCGGCGGCGTGGATATTCTGGTCAACAATGCCGGGATCCAGCATGTTTCGCCGCTGGAGACCTTCCCGGTCGAAAAATGGAACGCGATTATTGCCATTAACCTCTCTTCCGTTTTCCACACCACCCGCCTGGCACTGCCCGGCATGCGACAGCGTAACTGGGGACGCATCATTAATATCGCCTCTGTACATGGACTAGTGGCGTCAAAAGAGAAATCGGCGTATGTCGCGGCGAAGCACGGTGTGGTGGGATTAACCAAGACCACGGCGCTGGAAACGGCGCAGACCGGCGTGACCTGTAACGCGCTGTGCCCAGGCTGGGTGCTGACGCCGCTGGTGCAGCAACAAATCGACAAGCGCATTGCCGAAGGCAGCGCACCGGATGCCGCGCGCGATGCCTTGCTGGCAGAAAAGCAGCCGTCACGCGAGTTTGTCACCCCGGAGCAACTGGGGGAACTGGCGCTGTTCTTGTGTTCAAATGCAGCCGCACAGGTACGTGGTGTGGCGTGGAATATGGACGGTGGTTGGGTAGCGCAGTAA
- the sra gene encoding stationary-phase-induced ribosome-associated protein yields the protein MKSNRQARHILGLDHKISNQRKAVTEGDKTSVVNNPTGRKRRTDGK from the coding sequence ATGAAATCGAACCGTCAGGCCCGTCATATTCTTGGACTGGACCACAAAATCTCCAATCAACGTAAAGCCGTGACCGAAGGCGACAAAACCAGCGTGGTCAACAATCCTACCGGAAGAAAGCGCCGCACTGACGGCAAATAG
- the osmC gene encoding peroxiredoxin OsmC, translating to MTIHKKGQAHWEGDIKRGKGTVSTESGVLNQQPYGFNTRFEGVKGTNPEELIGAAHAACFSMALSLMLGEAGFTPDAIDTTADVSLDKVDAGFAITKVALHSEVAVPGIDAATFDGIIQKAKAGCPVSQVLNAEITLDYQLKS from the coding sequence ATGACTATCCATAAGAAAGGTCAGGCACACTGGGAGGGCGACATCAAGCGCGGTAAAGGCACCGTGTCGACCGAAAGTGGGGTGTTGAACCAGCAACCGTATGGGTTTAATACACGATTTGAAGGTGTGAAAGGCACCAATCCTGAAGAGTTGATTGGCGCAGCCCATGCTGCTTGCTTCTCGATGGCGCTTTCGCTCATGCTGGGCGAGGCGGGGTTTACCCCAGATGCCATTGATACTACTGCCGATGTTTCTTTGGATAAGGTGGATGCGGGCTTTGCCATCACCAAAGTGGCGCTGCACAGTGAAGTCGCCGTGCCTGGCATTGATGCCGCAACCTTTGACGGTATTATTCAGAAAGCGAAAGCCGGCTGCCCGGTATCGCAGGTACTGAACGCGGAAATCACGCTTGATTACCAGTTGAAGTCCTGA
- a CDS encoding CoA transferase subunit A, whose amino-acid sequence MAGLDKRVATYQQALEGLTDNMTLLAGGFGLCGIPENLIAEVRRREVQGLTVVSNNCGVDGFGLGVLLETRQVRKVVASYVGENALFEKQVLSGELEAILTPQGTLAEQLRAGGAGIPAFFTATGYGTPVAEGKEVREFAGRPYILEQAIVGDFALVKGWKADWYGNVIYRHTAQNFNPLMAAAGRITVVEVEEIVPPGELDPAAIHTPGIYVNRIIQGQFEKRIEQRTLRQKGA is encoded by the coding sequence ATGGCTGGACTGGATAAACGGGTCGCCACGTATCAACAGGCGCTGGAAGGACTGACCGACAACATGACGCTGCTGGCTGGCGGTTTTGGCTTATGCGGGATCCCTGAAAACCTGATTGCGGAAGTACGCCGTCGGGAAGTTCAGGGTCTGACCGTGGTATCAAACAACTGCGGCGTCGATGGCTTTGGTCTTGGCGTGCTGCTGGAAACGCGCCAGGTACGCAAAGTGGTGGCGTCCTATGTCGGTGAAAATGCCCTGTTCGAAAAGCAGGTGTTGAGCGGCGAGCTGGAAGCCATTCTGACGCCACAAGGTACGCTGGCGGAGCAGCTACGTGCAGGCGGCGCGGGGATCCCAGCCTTCTTTACCGCTACCGGGTACGGCACGCCCGTCGCCGAAGGCAAAGAGGTGCGCGAGTTTGCAGGACGTCCTTACATCTTAGAACAGGCGATCGTCGGTGATTTTGCGCTGGTCAAGGGCTGGAAAGCCGACTGGTACGGCAACGTCATCTACCGTCATACCGCGCAGAACTTTAACCCGTTGATGGCGGCTGCCGGGCGTATCACGGTGGTGGAAGTGGAAGAGATTGTGCCTCCCGGCGAGCTGGACCCCGCCGCTATTCATACCCCCGGAATTTACGTCAATCGCATTATTCAGGGCCAGTTCGAAAAACGTATTGAACAACGCACCCTACGCCAGAAAGGAGCCTGA
- a CDS encoding 3-hydroxyacyl-CoA dehydrogenase family protein — protein sequence MQTNHISVLGAGLMGVGIATHFARFGHDIWLFDTDSNRIAEITAVASSILDELIATDQFPADDKEQVLSRLHGTTSLADIAASGLLIEAIPERLELKHSLYAQLEAVISPEAIIASNTSGLPPDALAEKLTHPERLLIAHFWHPPHFIPLVEIVPGKATKPKYLSELQQFLVAIQLEAVVLDRAAPGFVGNRLQFALLREALHIVKNGIASAEVVDQVMRASLGRRYAMVGPLEAADMTGLSTVQDICRHLLPELATGSDMMSLVDDKVARGDTGLRSGQGFYRWDDSRKEYIQQRREHQLRFALKP from the coding sequence ATGCAGACTAATCACATCAGCGTGCTGGGTGCCGGGTTAATGGGCGTCGGCATCGCCACCCACTTTGCCCGCTTTGGTCATGATATCTGGCTGTTTGATACCGACAGCAACCGCATTGCAGAAATTACGGCTGTCGCCAGCAGCATTCTGGACGAACTGATCGCCACCGACCAGTTTCCCGCCGATGACAAAGAGCAGGTTCTCAGCCGGTTGCACGGCACAACCTCTCTGGCGGATATTGCTGCATCGGGATTACTGATTGAAGCAATTCCGGAACGGCTTGAACTCAAGCACTCACTGTATGCACAACTTGAAGCCGTGATCTCACCTGAAGCGATTATCGCCAGTAATACCAGCGGCCTGCCGCCAGATGCACTGGCGGAGAAACTCACGCACCCGGAGCGGTTGCTGATCGCACATTTCTGGCACCCTCCGCACTTTATTCCGCTGGTAGAAATCGTACCTGGCAAAGCAACAAAGCCGAAATATCTCAGCGAATTACAGCAATTCCTGGTTGCGATACAGCTTGAGGCAGTGGTGCTCGATCGCGCCGCACCGGGCTTTGTTGGTAACCGCCTGCAGTTTGCCCTGCTACGTGAAGCACTGCATATCGTCAAAAACGGTATTGCCAGCGCCGAAGTAGTGGACCAAGTGATGCGCGCCTCCCTCGGACGCCGGTATGCGATGGTCGGTCCGCTGGAAGCGGCGGATATGACCGGGCTTTCTACGGTGCAGGACATTTGCCGTCATCTACTACCGGAACTCGCCACCGGCAGCGACATGATGTCGCTGGTTGATGACAAGGTTGCCCGTGGTGACACTGGCTTGCGCAGCGGTCAGGGGTTTTATCGCTGGGATGATTCGCGCAAGGAATACATCCAGCAACGCAGAGAGCATCAACTGCGTTTTGCCCTGAAACCGTAA
- a CDS encoding acetyl-CoA C-acetyltransferase, which translates to MLDVVIVAATRTPIGSFHGALAPLSAVELGTTVIRALLEKTGVAPEQIDEVILGQVLTAGCGQNPARQTAIRAGLPVTTPAITINLLCGSGLKAVHQAVQAIRCGDADIVIAGGQESMSNAPYFLDGARAGLRLGHASLKDSVVHDGLWDAFNDYHMGITAENLADKFAISREQQDAFALHSQQKAAAALEAGRFNAEITPVSVPQGKKTPRVVDRDEQPRPDTQAEKLTQLRPAFRPGTGTVTAGNASSLNDGAAAVMLMSAAKATELNLPVLAKITGYAVSGVDPAIMGIGPVEASLKCLKRAGWTLDDVDLIEANEAFAAQALAVGESLNWNSSKVNVNGGAIALGHPIGTSGCRILVTLLHEMARRNVAKGLATLCVGGGHGVALTVERPTGAQHAD; encoded by the coding sequence ATGCTGGATGTTGTTATTGTCGCGGCAACGCGCACCCCGATTGGCAGTTTTCATGGCGCGCTGGCACCGCTATCCGCCGTAGAGTTAGGCACGACCGTCATTCGCGCCCTGTTGGAAAAGACCGGCGTCGCGCCAGAACAGATAGACGAGGTGATCTTAGGCCAGGTCCTGACGGCAGGCTGTGGTCAGAACCCGGCCCGACAAACCGCAATACGCGCCGGATTACCGGTAACCACACCTGCGATAACCATCAATTTGCTGTGTGGCTCGGGGCTGAAGGCGGTACATCAGGCGGTACAGGCCATTCGCTGCGGCGATGCAGACATCGTGATTGCTGGCGGTCAGGAAAGCATGAGCAATGCGCCCTATTTTCTCGACGGCGCGCGAGCGGGCCTGCGTCTGGGCCACGCCAGCCTGAAAGACAGCGTGGTACATGACGGACTGTGGGATGCGTTTAACGACTACCACATGGGCATTACCGCCGAAAATCTGGCGGATAAATTCGCCATCAGCCGTGAACAACAAGACGCCTTCGCGCTGCACTCCCAGCAAAAAGCAGCTGCCGCCCTCGAAGCCGGTCGGTTTAACGCAGAAATCACACCCGTCAGCGTCCCGCAAGGGAAAAAAACGCCACGTGTGGTAGACCGCGATGAGCAACCCCGTCCTGATACCCAGGCAGAAAAACTGACGCAGCTTAGACCCGCATTTCGACCCGGTACCGGTACGGTGACGGCAGGCAATGCGTCCTCATTAAACGACGGTGCGGCAGCGGTGATGCTGATGAGCGCCGCCAAAGCCACTGAATTAAATCTCCCGGTGCTGGCAAAAATTACCGGCTATGCCGTTTCGGGTGTTGATCCGGCCATTATGGGTATTGGCCCGGTGGAGGCATCGCTGAAGTGCCTGAAGCGCGCTGGCTGGACGCTGGATGACGTGGATTTGATCGAAGCCAATGAAGCCTTTGCCGCACAGGCCCTGGCGGTCGGCGAATCGCTGAACTGGAACAGCAGCAAAGTTAACGTCAACGGCGGCGCGATTGCACTCGGTCACCCTATTGGCACTTCCGGCTGTCGCATTCTTGTCACTTTGCTGCATGAAATGGCGCGGCGCAACGTCGCCAAAGGGCTGGCCACGCTGTGTGTTGGCGGCGGGCATGGCGTGGCGCTGACGGTGGAACGTCCAACAGGAGCACAACATGCAGACTAA
- a CDS encoding CoA transferase subunit B, translating into MLTREQMAMRVARELRDGYYVNLGIGIPTLVANYIPDGMDVMLQSENGLLGMGPFPTEDDIDADMINAGKQTVTARKGAAIFDSAQSFAMIRGGHVDLTVLGAFEVDTNGNIASWMIPGKMVKGMGGAMDLVAGAENIIVVMTHASKSGESKLLPACTLPLTGVACIKRVLTDLALLEIADGAFILRERAPGVSVDDIIARTAGKLIVPDHVPEMHFN; encoded by the coding sequence ATGTTAACGCGTGAACAAATGGCGATGCGAGTCGCCCGCGAGCTGCGCGACGGCTATTACGTCAACCTCGGTATCGGCATCCCAACACTGGTGGCGAACTATATCCCGGACGGCATGGACGTGATGCTGCAATCTGAGAACGGTCTGCTCGGCATGGGGCCGTTCCCTACCGAGGACGACATTGATGCAGATATGATCAATGCCGGGAAGCAAACCGTGACGGCGCGTAAAGGCGCGGCAATTTTCGACTCTGCGCAGTCCTTCGCCATGATCCGTGGCGGCCACGTCGACCTGACAGTGCTCGGTGCATTTGAGGTGGACACGAACGGTAATATCGCCTCATGGATGATCCCCGGAAAAATGGTGAAAGGCATGGGTGGCGCAATGGATCTGGTGGCTGGGGCTGAAAACATCATTGTGGTGATGACCCATGCCTCAAAGAGCGGCGAGTCCAAACTGCTTCCCGCCTGCACTCTGCCACTGACCGGCGTGGCCTGCATCAAACGTGTACTGACCGATCTGGCGCTGCTGGAAATCGCCGATGGCGCGTTCATTCTGCGCGAGCGGGCGCCGGGCGTCAGCGTCGACGACATCATTGCCAGAACTGCCGGCAAGCTGATCGTTCCCGATCATGTGCCAGAAATGCACTTTAACTGA